From Companilactobacillus heilongjiangensis, one genomic window encodes:
- a CDS encoding replication-associated recombination protein A, with protein sequence MQQESLFASQNKDDNSPLANRVRPKTLEDFVGQQHLIGDNKILRDIIDQDNIPSLIFWGPPGVGKTTLAEIIAKKTEANFITFSAVTSGINDIKKVMKEAEMNREMGQKTIVFIDEIHRFNKAQQDAFLPFVEKGSITLIGATTENPSFEINSALLSRCKVFVLKSLTTADLVQLLQNTLKNPKVFPKLKVELDSDTLELIAAYANGDARVALNTLEMAVINSETKDKVASVKADDVRQLLNTKSLRYDKNGEEHYNIISALHKSMRNSDTDSAIYWVMRMLDGGEDPLYIARRLVRFASEDIGLADTNALNVAINAFQACQFLGMPECNVHLVETVIYLSVAPKSNAVYKSVLAAEKDIKKYGNLPVPLQIRNVPTKLMKNLGYGKDYELAHNYQDKLTTMQTVPDEIKDSQYYHPTEQGKERLFKQRLEYVKQWHQEHDDK encoded by the coding sequence ATGCAACAAGAATCACTTTTCGCAAGTCAAAATAAAGACGACAATTCACCTCTAGCCAATCGGGTTCGTCCCAAAACGCTAGAGGATTTTGTCGGTCAGCAACATTTAATCGGTGACAATAAAATTCTCCGTGACATCATTGATCAGGATAATATCCCCTCATTAATTTTTTGGGGACCTCCCGGGGTTGGTAAAACTACTCTCGCAGAAATTATTGCCAAGAAAACTGAAGCCAATTTCATCACCTTTAGTGCTGTCACTAGCGGTATCAATGATATTAAAAAAGTCATGAAAGAAGCTGAAATGAATCGTGAAATGGGACAAAAGACAATTGTCTTCATTGATGAAATCCATCGGTTCAATAAAGCCCAACAGGACGCTTTTTTGCCATTCGTTGAAAAAGGCAGCATCACCTTAATTGGAGCAACTACAGAGAATCCATCATTTGAAATCAATTCCGCTCTGTTATCACGTTGTAAAGTCTTTGTACTCAAATCTTTAACCACTGCCGACTTAGTCCAGTTACTACAAAATACGTTAAAGAATCCCAAAGTCTTTCCAAAATTAAAAGTTGAACTCGATTCCGATACTTTGGAATTAATCGCTGCTTATGCCAATGGTGATGCTCGAGTAGCCTTGAATACGCTAGAAATGGCCGTTATCAACTCTGAAACCAAGGACAAAGTTGCTTCAGTTAAAGCTGACGACGTCCGCCAATTGTTGAATACTAAGTCGCTTCGTTACGATAAAAATGGTGAAGAACATTACAACATCATCTCGGCTTTACACAAATCCATGCGTAACAGTGATACCGATTCAGCTATCTATTGGGTTATGCGTATGCTCGATGGCGGTGAAGATCCACTCTATATCGCCCGTCGGCTAGTCAGATTTGCCAGTGAAGACATCGGTTTGGCAGACACTAACGCTTTAAACGTGGCCATCAATGCCTTCCAAGCTTGCCAATTCCTAGGAATGCCTGAATGTAACGTTCATTTGGTAGAAACTGTGATCTATTTATCAGTCGCACCTAAATCAAATGCCGTTTATAAATCAGTTTTAGCCGCTGAAAAAGATATTAAGAAATATGGTAACTTGCCAGTTCCATTGCAGATTAGAAATGTACCAACTAAGCTAATGAAGAATCTCGGTTATGGTAAAGATTATGAATTAGCCCACAACTATCAAGACAAATTAACAACCATGCAAACTGTTCCTGATGAAATCAAGGATAGTCAATATTACCACCCTACCGAACAAGGTAAGGAGCGACTATTCAAGCAACGTTTGGAATATGTCAAACAATGGCACCAAGAACACGATGATAAATAA
- a CDS encoding ribose-5-phosphate isomerase A → MEKLIESALTMIKPGMTVSFGGGRTVGRLIHALDASTIKVASPSEQTRKLCLELNIPVVPLEQVTKFDLAFDGCDSIDQNLNVLKSGGGIHTLERLYANLADRYVIMAPQERFAEALNPDVQLTLEVLEMAIPQVIDTVSQLGGEAEVRQSQDMAGMVRTPNGNGLVDCHFKDWSEIDSINSKLAVMAGVLGTSYFKDVVTDALLASGDNVKHIKKEDL, encoded by the coding sequence ATGGAAAAATTAATCGAATCGGCTTTAACAATGATCAAGCCTGGTATGACTGTTAGTTTTGGTGGCGGTCGCACGGTAGGACGCTTGATTCACGCTTTGGATGCATCAACAATTAAAGTGGCTAGTCCTTCAGAACAAACTCGAAAGCTTTGTCTGGAATTGAATATTCCGGTTGTACCTTTGGAACAAGTAACGAAATTTGATTTAGCCTTTGACGGTTGCGATAGTATCGACCAAAACCTGAATGTTTTGAAAAGTGGCGGTGGCATCCATACTTTGGAACGCTTATATGCTAATTTGGCTGACCGATACGTTATTATGGCGCCACAGGAGCGATTTGCTGAAGCATTGAATCCTGATGTGCAATTGACGTTGGAAGTGCTAGAAATGGCTATCCCACAAGTTATAGATACAGTTTCTCAGTTGGGTGGAGAAGCAGAAGTTCGTCAATCTCAAGATATGGCTGGAATGGTACGAACACCTAATGGCAATGGCTTAGTTGACTGTCATTTTAAAGATTGGTCCGAAATTGACTCGATTAATAGTAAATTAGCAGTAATGGCAGGAGTTTTGGGAACATCATATTTTAAAGATGTTGTGACTGATGCTCTTTTAGCAAGCGGCGATAATGTAAAACATATTAAAAAAGAAGATTTATAA
- a CDS encoding guanylate kinase, which produces MDKKIIVITGASGTGKTTISKYLQDTYHIPSVITHTTRLPRVGEKDGIDYHFETKDSFLKNHYLERVEFSGNWYGSSEESLNKTWEKYDAASIVVDTKGAISYKEKYGNQAVVIFLEVDLDTVTKRLAGRGDDINRLKARINSDEFHRDLNIPSELRGKCYKITNNNIEITKESVNKILNIEKIK; this is translated from the coding sequence ATGGATAAAAAAATTATTGTTATCACTGGAGCAAGTGGAACTGGGAAAACAACAATTAGTAAATATTTGCAAGATACCTATCATATACCGAGTGTCATAACTCATACTACTAGATTACCACGTGTGGGCGAAAAAGACGGCATAGACTATCATTTTGAGACGAAAGATAGCTTTTTGAAGAATCATTATCTCGAAAGAGTCGAATTTAGTGGCAATTGGTATGGATCTTCTGAAGAAAGTCTCAATAAAACTTGGGAAAAGTATGATGCGGCCAGTATTGTGGTCGATACTAAAGGTGCAATTTCCTATAAAGAGAAGTATGGCAATCAGGCAGTCGTCATTTTTCTTGAAGTAGATTTGGATACTGTGACGAAACGTTTGGCTGGTCGCGGGGATGATATTAATCGATTAAAGGCGCGAATTAATAGTGACGAATTCCATCGAGATTTGAATATTCCGAGTGAATTAAGGGGTAAATGTTATAAAATTACTAATAATAACATAGAAATAACTAAGGAAAGCGTTAACAAAATACTGAATATCGAAAAAATCAAGTAA
- a CDS encoding C40 family peptidase, whose product MNTNVKKSLISFTAAAALAVTGLGLSNASTTKAASQVLSDAPSAVRTKTMSALYTTPSSNGKSSGRALQANTAWAVGQAVKDDQGNTWYLVGASEWVNASDVTDMAAVTESASSSDKASTSDSVVNTAKKYIGTPYVWGGKTPSGFDCSGFTSYVYQQATGKSIGSYTVAQESAGTQEAVSQASAGDLLFWGGKGSTYHVGIYLGNNQYIAAPQPGESVKISTISGYFMPSFAVKVL is encoded by the coding sequence TTGAATACTAACGTTAAAAAGAGTCTTATTTCATTTACAGCTGCTGCCGCTTTAGCAGTTACAGGTTTAGGCCTATCAAATGCTTCTACAACAAAGGCTGCTTCACAAGTTCTATCTGATGCACCTTCTGCTGTACGTACAAAGACAATGTCAGCACTTTACACAACACCATCATCAAATGGCAAGAGTTCTGGCCGTGCATTGCAAGCTAATACAGCCTGGGCCGTTGGTCAAGCTGTTAAAGACGATCAAGGAAACACATGGTACCTAGTAGGCGCAAGTGAATGGGTTAACGCTAGTGACGTTACTGATATGGCTGCTGTTACAGAATCAGCTTCATCATCAGACAAAGCTTCAACTTCTGACAGTGTTGTAAATACTGCTAAGAAATATATCGGTACACCATATGTATGGGGTGGTAAGACACCTTCAGGTTTCGACTGTTCAGGTTTCACATCATACGTATACCAACAAGCAACTGGTAAGAGCATTGGTTCATATACAGTAGCTCAAGAAAGTGCCGGTACACAAGAAGCAGTTTCTCAAGCATCAGCTGGAGATCTATTATTCTGGGGTGGCAAAGGTTCAACTTACCACGTAGGTATCTACTTAGGTAACAACCAATACATCGCCGCACCACAACCAGGCGAATCAGTTAAGATTTCAACAATCTCAGGCTACTTCATGCCTTCATTCGCTGTTAAAGTTCTATAA